The following coding sequences lie in one Alloacidobacterium dinghuense genomic window:
- the purS gene encoding phosphoribosylformylglycinamidine synthase subunit PurS yields MMKAHVYVTLKKTVLDPQGQTIQNALKKMQYKAVNDVRQGKYFVLDLDNSLDAAAAKAEVESIAKDVLTNPVIEEFSYKLEEGA; encoded by the coding sequence ATGATGAAGGCTCATGTCTATGTGACACTCAAGAAAACTGTGCTCGACCCTCAGGGCCAGACTATCCAGAACGCACTCAAAAAGATGCAATACAAGGCTGTGAATGACGTGCGGCAGGGAAAATATTTTGTCCTCGACCTCGATAATTCTCTGGACGCCGCTGCCGCCAAGGCAGAAGTGGAGAGCATCGCCAAGGATGTGCTGACCAATCCGGTCATTGAGGAATTCAGCTACAAGCTGGAAGAAGGCGCATAG
- a CDS encoding inorganic diphosphatase: protein MVNYLELPIGEKLPEVINAVIEIPFEGINKYEYDKQLHVFRLDRNLYSPVHYPGDYGFIPSTLSDDGDPLDVLVLVDAPSFPGCVMQVRPIGLMEMLDQGVLDEKVLAVGKNNPRYTDVWNYSEIYPHMLKEITHFFSIYKDLEGKRVEVRGWHDAAYARDRVLLAAKNFAENKEKKLAEAGVK, encoded by the coding sequence ATGGTGAATTATCTGGAACTACCGATTGGCGAGAAGTTGCCCGAGGTGATCAATGCTGTTATTGAGATCCCGTTTGAGGGCATTAATAAGTACGAGTACGACAAACAACTGCATGTCTTCCGGCTGGACCGCAATCTCTATTCTCCGGTGCACTATCCGGGAGATTACGGGTTCATTCCGTCCACGCTCAGCGACGACGGCGATCCCCTCGACGTCCTAGTGCTCGTCGATGCGCCCAGCTTTCCCGGCTGCGTGATGCAGGTGCGTCCGATCGGACTGATGGAGATGCTCGATCAGGGCGTTCTCGATGAGAAGGTCCTGGCAGTTGGGAAAAATAATCCTCGCTATACCGATGTGTGGAATTACTCCGAGATTTATCCGCATATGCTGAAAGAAATTACCCATTTCTTCTCAATCTACAAAGATCTTGAGGGGAAGCGGGTTGAAGTTCGTGGATGGCACGATGCGGCCTATGCCCGCGATCGGGTTCTGCTGGCAGCGAAAAATTTCGCGGAAAACAAAGAGAAGAAGCTGGCTGAAGCTGGCGTTAAGTAG
- a CDS encoding AsmA family protein: MNENPRNSRAKYWVLFATLLLLAAALILPPLINMNRYQRRIADAIGAGLGRRVHLSSVTLRLLPRPGLELSDFIVEEDPAFGAEPTLRASSVDASMRLMSLWRGRLEIGRISFDQPSLNLVRNSEGRWNIATMLLQASRIPNAPTAQRRVSGSPRFPYIEASNARVNFKIGNEKKPFSFLNADFAMWLANPDEWRLRFEAQPLRTDLDLDLSDTGRLRLEGSLHRTSEIGSMPVDLQTEWSNAPLGQLARLLLGRDTGWRGSLDVTGTITGSLFNPQFKSRIQIAGMHRQEFAPLEPFNVDATCQGNYAHESRSLENLTCLWPIDGGHLLLTGTVPNIEHPQPGFNLQIQNVPAAFGLSALRLVRSGFASSTQVSGVVGGNLVYSRSPVENLTGEATVNGLAIRTPGMDAPLVLPTLHVSSLTPQPARKRSARSRSTTPSSPVALHLATAGISLGEDVPLNISGDFTRQNFSLRLSGNASLERVRPILAMSSRLHNAALVLGPQGSATLDLTVRGPWLAPAATPDKPTPSITTEGSLRLRNATYQASFLPEPVEIISAQAAISATRIIWNPVSVVFHKIPATLSVTSPIPCAPPGCVRAFSLSTPQLDAGAIQSTLMGAGEHGEFLQQILARLDRNKVQWPALDGTIRTATFTLGPLALRDAGSEVHIEGRQIQFRSIEGHTLSGVLEGTGTMDATSSDPHYSFDVQLLHANVAGLASVWHEPPLSGTVSASAHLELSGYSPEGLAQSAKGTFHWDWTQGATTLVPAVLTRFDHWSADGAIRNRQLVLDQSSISRGPLRQTVSGTIAFDRNSNLTVADHEEPAHVARAAQSAP, translated from the coding sequence ATGAACGAAAATCCGCGTAATTCCCGGGCTAAATATTGGGTTCTCTTCGCGACGCTGCTCTTGTTGGCTGCGGCCCTGATCCTGCCGCCGCTTATCAACATGAACCGCTATCAGCGGCGGATCGCCGACGCCATCGGCGCAGGGCTCGGACGGCGCGTTCACCTCTCATCTGTGACTTTGAGGTTGTTGCCGCGACCGGGGCTTGAGCTGAGCGATTTCATCGTGGAAGAAGACCCGGCGTTTGGGGCTGAACCGACTCTGCGCGCGTCAAGCGTTGACGCGTCGATGCGGCTCATGTCTCTCTGGCGCGGACGGCTGGAAATTGGCCGCATCAGCTTCGATCAGCCGAGCCTGAACCTGGTTCGCAACAGCGAAGGGCGTTGGAATATTGCCACGATGCTGCTGCAGGCTTCTCGCATCCCGAATGCACCGACGGCTCAGCGCCGCGTCAGCGGTTCTCCGCGCTTCCCGTATATCGAGGCAAGCAATGCACGCGTCAACTTCAAAATCGGTAACGAGAAGAAGCCCTTTTCCTTCCTCAACGCCGACTTTGCCATGTGGCTTGCCAATCCTGACGAATGGCGGCTGCGCTTTGAAGCCCAGCCTCTGCGCACCGATCTCGATCTCGACCTCTCTGATACCGGGCGGTTGCGTCTAGAAGGCTCGCTGCATCGCACTTCGGAGATTGGCAGCATGCCGGTCGATCTCCAGACGGAGTGGTCGAATGCGCCGCTCGGCCAGCTCGCGCGACTGCTGCTCGGGCGGGACACGGGATGGCGCGGTAGCCTGGACGTAACGGGCACGATCACTGGCAGCCTCTTCAATCCGCAGTTCAAGAGCCGCATCCAGATCGCGGGAATGCACCGCCAGGAATTCGCACCACTGGAACCATTCAATGTTGACGCGACCTGCCAGGGAAATTATGCTCACGAGTCGCGATCGCTTGAAAACCTCACGTGCCTCTGGCCGATCGACGGTGGCCATTTGCTGCTGACCGGAACTGTACCCAACATTGAGCACCCGCAACCTGGCTTTAATCTTCAGATTCAGAATGTTCCGGCTGCATTCGGCTTATCTGCCCTGCGACTTGTCCGCAGTGGGTTCGCATCTTCCACGCAGGTTTCTGGAGTCGTGGGCGGGAATCTGGTCTACTCGCGTTCACCGGTAGAGAACCTGACCGGAGAGGCCACCGTCAACGGCTTGGCGATTCGCACTCCGGGTATGGATGCTCCGCTCGTGCTTCCTACGCTGCATGTTTCGAGCCTCACGCCGCAACCGGCACGCAAACGCTCTGCGAGATCCAGATCAACGACGCCGAGTTCGCCGGTGGCACTGCATCTTGCGACTGCGGGCATTTCGCTTGGGGAAGACGTGCCGCTGAACATCTCCGGCGATTTCACGCGGCAAAATTTTTCTCTGCGCTTGAGCGGCAATGCTTCTCTAGAGCGCGTGCGCCCGATCCTTGCTATGAGCAGCCGGCTACACAACGCAGCCCTGGTGCTCGGCCCGCAAGGCAGCGCAACTCTTGATTTGACGGTTCGCGGCCCATGGCTCGCTCCCGCTGCGACTCCCGACAAGCCGACGCCTTCGATCACGACAGAGGGTTCGCTTCGTTTGCGGAACGCGACGTATCAGGCCAGCTTTCTTCCGGAACCGGTCGAAATTATTTCGGCGCAGGCCGCGATTAGCGCGACGCGAATCATCTGGAACCCGGTGTCCGTTGTCTTTCACAAAATACCGGCGACGCTCTCTGTTACCTCGCCGATCCCTTGCGCGCCGCCCGGATGCGTGCGTGCCTTCTCGCTCTCGACGCCGCAACTCGATGCGGGGGCAATCCAATCAACTTTGATGGGAGCCGGGGAGCACGGCGAATTCCTGCAGCAGATTCTCGCGCGCCTGGATCGCAACAAGGTTCAATGGCCCGCGCTTGATGGCACGATTCGCACGGCTACATTTACGCTCGGGCCGCTCGCACTGCGCGATGCCGGAAGCGAGGTGCATATTGAAGGACGGCAAATCCAATTCAGGTCGATCGAAGGGCACACTCTGAGTGGCGTTCTTGAGGGGACCGGAACGATGGATGCGACGAGCAGCGATCCTCACTACAGCTTTGATGTGCAGCTGCTGCACGCGAATGTAGCCGGGCTCGCGTCCGTCTGGCACGAGCCACCGCTTTCCGGCACAGTGAGCGCAAGCGCTCACTTGGAGTTGTCCGGATATTCGCCTGAAGGCCTCGCGCAGTCAGCGAAAGGCACTTTTCACTGGGACTGGACACAAGGAGCAACCACGCTTGTGCCGGCGGTCCTCACGCGTTTCGACCACTGGAGCGCAGACGGCGCCATCAGGAATCGGCAGCTGGTCCTCGATCAATCGAGCATAAGCCGAGGGCCGCTGAGGCAGACGGTCTCCGGCACCATCGCGTTCGATCGCAATTCAAACCTCACAGTTGCTGACCACGAGGAACCTGCGCACGTAGCCCGAGCCGCTCAAAGTGCACCATGA
- the lepB gene encoding signal peptidase I has product MEQILEKTQSEKKQTHHEETPLEFIASICSVLVLGLFALTFIFQNFEIPSASMEKTLLIGDHVLVDRMTLAPPAKWAFWEHYRDVKRGDIIVFFKPVAEPNGDHIFLVKRVVGIPGDHIHLRNGIVYLNGQPQDEPLAAKPSEEGYFPYRDDFPSVPPSQAGDVTAEWSVELPTHIQGDDLVVPPGHYFAMGDNRPVSLDSRYWGFVPRENIVGRPLFVYWSFVTPENQIDKTSMADRVGFIFHIVLHFFDQTRWSRTLHLVK; this is encoded by the coding sequence ATGGAACAAATTCTGGAAAAAACGCAGTCAGAGAAGAAACAGACCCACCACGAAGAAACTCCGCTTGAGTTCATTGCCTCGATTTGCAGCGTGCTCGTGCTGGGCCTTTTTGCCCTCACTTTCATCTTCCAGAATTTCGAAATTCCGTCGGCTTCGATGGAAAAGACGCTGTTGATCGGCGACCACGTACTCGTTGATCGCATGACCCTGGCTCCGCCTGCCAAGTGGGCGTTCTGGGAGCATTACCGCGACGTCAAACGCGGCGACATCATCGTCTTCTTTAAGCCGGTGGCCGAGCCCAACGGCGACCACATTTTCCTCGTCAAGCGCGTTGTCGGCATTCCGGGCGACCATATCCACCTGCGCAACGGCATCGTTTACCTCAACGGACAGCCGCAGGATGAACCGCTGGCCGCAAAGCCCAGCGAAGAAGGCTACTTCCCTTATCGCGACGACTTCCCGTCGGTTCCACCCTCGCAGGCTGGAGACGTGACGGCGGAGTGGAGCGTCGAGCTTCCGACGCACATTCAGGGTGACGACCTGGTTGTGCCGCCGGGCCATTATTTCGCCATGGGCGACAATCGCCCGGTGAGCCTGGACAGCCGGTACTGGGGCTTCGTACCGAGGGAAAACATTGTGGGCCGCCCGCTCTTTGTCTATTGGTCGTTCGTCACTCCAGAGAACCAGATTGACAAGACGTCGATGGCGGATCGAGTGGGATTCATCTTCCACATCGTTCTTCACTTCTTTGACCAGACCCGCTGGAGCCGCACTCTGCACCTGGTGAAGTAG
- the lepB gene encoding signal peptidase I, with protein MNEPGMGFATSVETAVAPEITEVPDSPAKFLHGSAQKHHIVYPTVLDTGRSLLSIIVIALFVLTFIVQPFRIPSESMEHTLLVGDFLLVNKMIYAPAGIWKWLLPYRQIQRGDIVVFHFPLDPTDHVVKRVIAVPGDRVHLHDGVVFLNGQQVTEPYAVYEGSYSDNFRDQFPTMIYTDPGVDTGWWMEMRHDVQNGDLIVPPGHYFALGDNRNHSRDSRYWGFVPQPNVVGRPFIIYFSIRKPSTTDVPDLPGDRLGHEKDPVNSVVDFARWDRMFRIVW; from the coding sequence GTGAATGAGCCCGGGATGGGTTTCGCAACCAGCGTAGAGACTGCGGTTGCGCCCGAGATTACGGAAGTGCCGGACTCTCCAGCCAAATTTCTGCACGGTTCCGCGCAAAAGCATCACATCGTCTACCCAACGGTGCTGGATACGGGACGGTCACTGCTCTCTATCATTGTGATTGCGCTTTTTGTGCTCACCTTCATTGTGCAGCCATTCCGCATCCCTTCGGAATCGATGGAACATACGCTGCTTGTGGGCGATTTCCTGCTGGTTAACAAGATGATCTATGCGCCCGCTGGAATCTGGAAGTGGTTGCTTCCTTATCGTCAGATCCAGCGCGGCGATATTGTCGTTTTCCACTTCCCGCTGGATCCGACCGATCACGTTGTGAAGCGCGTCATTGCCGTTCCGGGTGACCGTGTGCACTTGCACGATGGAGTGGTCTTCCTGAACGGACAGCAGGTAACAGAACCCTATGCGGTCTACGAAGGATCGTACTCGGACAATTTTCGCGACCAGTTTCCCACGATGATCTATACCGATCCGGGCGTGGATACGGGCTGGTGGATGGAAATGCGCCATGATGTTCAGAATGGCGATCTGATTGTGCCGCCGGGCCATTACTTCGCTTTGGGCGATAATCGAAACCACAGCCGCGATAGCCGTTACTGGGGATTTGTGCCCCAGCCGAACGTCGTGGGACGCCCGTTTATCATCTATTTCTCTATACGCAAACCTTCTACAACAGATGTGCCGGACCTTCCAGGTGATAGACTCGGACACGAAAAGGATCCTGTGAACAGCGTTGTGGATTTTGCCCGCTGGGACCGTATGTTCCGCATTGTGTGGTAA
- the rnc gene encoding ribonuclease III: MGQPAFQTLERALGHKFEQEHLLVKALTHSSLAHEFQLSEGGKAGQPPPEDNEQMEFLGDAVIGLLVAESLYRRFPELSEGELTRLRSALVSRKHLGHVAARLKLGRYLRLGKGEERSGGRKKAALLANCMEAVIAALYLDGGLETTRNFVEREIITPSVMELQKELLEGRSIGDHKSALQEYLQAQKGGQPIYVVRGETGPDHRKRFTVEVRLADNGTQGKALARGSGTTKKKAEQEAARRALEKLLDVAASAPPEKEPSEAPGE, encoded by the coding sequence ATGGGGCAACCGGCATTTCAAACGCTCGAACGCGCACTCGGACACAAGTTCGAGCAGGAGCACCTGCTCGTCAAAGCGCTTACGCATAGCTCCCTCGCTCACGAATTTCAGCTCTCGGAAGGCGGAAAAGCCGGCCAGCCGCCCCCGGAAGATAACGAACAAATGGAGTTCCTTGGCGACGCGGTCATTGGCCTGCTCGTGGCCGAGTCGCTGTACAGGCGCTTTCCCGAACTCAGCGAAGGCGAACTGACGCGCCTGCGCTCGGCGCTTGTGAGCCGCAAACACCTGGGACATGTAGCCGCGCGCCTGAAGCTGGGAAGGTATCTGCGCCTTGGCAAAGGCGAGGAAAGGAGCGGGGGCCGCAAAAAGGCGGCGCTGCTCGCCAACTGCATGGAGGCGGTGATCGCTGCCCTTTACCTCGATGGCGGCCTCGAAACAACCCGCAACTTCGTGGAGCGTGAGATCATCACACCCTCTGTCATGGAGTTGCAGAAGGAGTTGCTTGAGGGCCGGAGCATCGGCGACCACAAATCCGCGCTGCAGGAGTATCTCCAGGCACAGAAGGGCGGGCAGCCTATCTACGTGGTGAGGGGCGAAACCGGGCCCGATCACCGCAAGCGCTTTACGGTAGAAGTGCGGCTGGCGGACAACGGAACTCAGGGCAAGGCGCTCGCCCGCGGAAGCGGCACAACCAAGAAAAAGGCGGAGCAGGAAGCTGCCCGCCGGGCTCTGGAAAAGCTGCTGGACGTGGCTGCTTCGGCCCCACCCGAGAAAGAACCTTCGGAGGCTCCCGGTGAATGA
- a CDS encoding TonB-dependent receptor, with amino-acid sequence MRTLGRAILLCAFVFLSSTILTHVFAQSNSGSVSGTVTDATGAVVPGASVTIENPVSGYSRSTTTDNTGRFQFTNVPFNPYHLTTSKQGFDTSAQDVDVSSVVPVTANINLKVGEAAVTTVVVTGEDLVENDTTMHTDIDRGLFQKLPLESQSSSVSSLVTLASPGVAADSNGLFHGMGDHASNSFSVDGQPITDQQSKVFSNQIPADSVQSLEVIDGAPPAEYGDKTSLVIKVTTRSGQGLKKPTGSINTSYGTFGSVTGGFDLGYGGDNWGNFISADGLNTSRFLDPPEFKVFHAKGNEENIFDRVDYNLTQADSLHLNLNYTRSWFQTPNAYDNLNVFDQFGNSLGETDQKSKIETYNIAPTYTRLISNSSVFNFGGYVRKDAYNYYPSGNLLADLGPIQSESIKQQRSLLNTGAHTDISYVKGIHNAKVGAVYEQTFLREHNSLGIVNPDTNAPCLDINGNPLNGFTDPSQCAAAGDTPNPNFNPTLLPYDLTRGGSNYLFFGHTDVKELSMYAEDQIKTGNWLFNVGIRGDLYNGLVRERQAEPRLGIAYSIKPSNTVLRVSYARTLETPFNENLVLSSTGCGDPVLSPILLCTPGVSGRLNPGFRNEFHAGFQQAFGKYAVISGEYIWKYTHNAFDFSILGNTPIFFPIDWHNSKIPGFTLRADVPNFHNISAFVVMSSVAARFFPPQIAGAGATVGQSGFPFRIDHDERYNETTHIQYQMPFRKSTWYSFNWRYDSGLVAGNAPCYGLTDPNSPCLLSSTQLNGQPAIKLVNAFGAPLTGDQEFQAGFACNGVKATPYSPLPGVCLASQFSSSLISIPAPGTGNNDTNPQRIQPRSLFDMAMGDDNIFSGDRYRWGARVTAVNVTNKYALYNFLSTFSGTHYVTPRAITGQISFSF; translated from the coding sequence ATGCGCACTCTTGGTCGCGCCATTCTTCTTTGCGCGTTCGTGTTTCTGTCTTCAACGATCCTTACTCACGTTTTTGCTCAATCCAACTCCGGCTCTGTCAGCGGCACAGTTACTGACGCCACGGGAGCCGTCGTACCCGGAGCCTCTGTCACCATAGAGAACCCGGTCAGCGGGTATTCGAGAAGTACAACAACCGACAACACAGGCCGTTTCCAGTTCACGAACGTCCCGTTCAATCCATATCACCTGACGACAAGCAAGCAGGGATTTGACACCTCAGCTCAGGATGTTGACGTCAGTTCCGTTGTTCCTGTCACCGCAAACATCAACCTCAAGGTTGGCGAGGCAGCGGTGACGACGGTAGTTGTCACCGGCGAAGACCTGGTCGAGAACGACACGACCATGCATACTGACATTGACCGCGGACTTTTCCAGAAGCTGCCGCTGGAAAGCCAGTCATCTTCTGTGAGTTCGCTGGTGACGCTGGCGTCGCCTGGTGTTGCTGCAGACTCCAACGGCCTCTTCCATGGCATGGGCGACCATGCTTCGAATTCCTTCTCTGTGGATGGACAGCCGATCACCGACCAGCAGAGCAAAGTGTTTTCCAATCAGATCCCTGCTGATTCGGTCCAGTCCCTTGAAGTGATCGACGGCGCGCCACCTGCCGAGTACGGTGACAAGACAAGCCTTGTCATCAAAGTGACCACGCGTTCCGGCCAAGGCCTGAAAAAGCCAACCGGCAGCATCAACACTTCATACGGCACCTTCGGATCCGTTACCGGTGGTTTCGATCTTGGCTATGGCGGTGACAACTGGGGCAATTTCATCAGCGCCGACGGCCTCAATACCAGCCGTTTTCTCGATCCGCCGGAGTTCAAGGTTTTCCACGCCAAGGGCAACGAGGAAAACATCTTCGACCGTGTCGATTACAACCTGACCCAGGCCGACTCTCTCCACCTGAACCTGAACTACACACGCTCCTGGTTCCAGACCCCCAACGCCTATGACAACCTGAACGTCTTCGATCAGTTCGGCAACAGCCTCGGCGAGACCGACCAGAAATCGAAGATTGAAACGTACAATATCGCGCCCACCTATACACGCCTGATCAGCAACAGCTCGGTATTCAACTTCGGCGGGTACGTCCGCAAAGACGCTTATAATTACTACCCCAGTGGCAACCTGCTTGCTGACCTCGGGCCGATTCAGTCAGAGAGTATCAAGCAGCAGCGCTCGCTTCTGAATACCGGTGCCCATACAGACATCTCATATGTGAAGGGCATTCATAATGCCAAGGTCGGCGCCGTTTACGAACAGACCTTCCTGCGCGAGCACAACAGTCTTGGCATTGTCAATCCAGACACAAATGCGCCCTGCCTGGACATCAATGGAAACCCTCTCAATGGATTCACCGATCCCTCGCAGTGCGCCGCTGCCGGTGACACGCCGAATCCTAACTTTAATCCCACCCTTCTTCCCTATGACCTCACGCGCGGCGGAAGCAACTATCTTTTCTTCGGGCATACGGATGTAAAGGAGCTCTCTATGTATGCTGAAGACCAGATCAAGACGGGCAATTGGCTCTTCAACGTCGGCATTCGCGGCGATTTGTATAACGGCCTGGTTCGCGAGCGCCAGGCAGAGCCGCGCCTGGGAATCGCATACAGCATCAAGCCTTCGAACACGGTCCTGCGAGTCTCTTATGCGCGCACACTGGAAACGCCATTTAATGAGAATCTCGTTCTTTCCAGCACCGGATGCGGCGATCCCGTTCTTTCTCCGATACTCCTCTGCACGCCAGGAGTCAGCGGCAGATTGAATCCGGGCTTCCGCAACGAGTTCCACGCCGGATTCCAGCAGGCCTTCGGCAAATATGCGGTCATCAGCGGCGAGTACATCTGGAAGTACACCCACAATGCGTTCGACTTCAGCATTCTCGGCAATACGCCTATCTTCTTCCCTATCGACTGGCACAACTCTAAGATTCCGGGATTCACTCTGCGCGCCGATGTGCCCAACTTCCATAACATCAGCGCGTTTGTAGTGATGTCGTCGGTGGCGGCGCGCTTCTTCCCGCCGCAGATTGCAGGCGCGGGCGCGACCGTCGGACAGAGTGGCTTTCCCTTCCGCATCGACCACGATGAGCGCTACAACGAGACCACGCACATCCAGTACCAGATGCCCTTCCGCAAAAGCACCTGGTATTCGTTCAACTGGAGATACGACAGCGGGCTGGTTGCCGGCAACGCACCGTGTTATGGGTTGACGGATCCAAACAGCCCCTGCCTGCTCTCCTCGACGCAACTCAACGGTCAACCGGCGATCAAACTGGTGAATGCCTTCGGTGCGCCACTTACAGGCGACCAGGAGTTCCAGGCCGGTTTCGCCTGCAACGGCGTCAAAGCGACTCCCTATAGCCCTTTGCCTGGCGTTTGCCTGGCCTCGCAATTCTCCTCGAGCCTGATCTCAATTCCCGCCCCGGGTACCGGTAACAATGATACGAACCCGCAGCGAATCCAGCCGCGTAGCCTTTTCGACATGGCTATGGGAGACGACAACATCTTCAGCGGCGACCGTTATCGCTGGGGCGCACGCGTTACGGCTGTCAACGTGACGAACAAGTACGCGCTCTACAACTTCCTCTCCACCTTCAGCGGTACGCACTACGTTACGCCACGGGCGATCACAGGACAGATCAGCTTCTCATTCTGA
- a CDS encoding MarR family winged helix-turn-helix transcriptional regulator, translating into MKKNIPSEVQVSGLEAHLGYWLRFVSNSVSAEFARKVAAEGVTVSEWVVMRVLFDHNEMQPKELATAIGMTKGPVSRLIDRLLAKKLIARRAHASDGRAQIVRLTPGGRALVPKLAALADANDAEFFAHFSEAEKHQLVKAMRKTVEVHGLSAVPVE; encoded by the coding sequence ATGAAGAAGAACATTCCATCCGAAGTACAGGTCAGCGGACTGGAAGCGCATCTCGGCTACTGGCTTCGCTTCGTCTCGAACTCTGTCTCGGCGGAGTTTGCACGCAAGGTCGCGGCCGAGGGCGTCACAGTCTCGGAATGGGTGGTGATGCGCGTCCTGTTCGACCATAACGAGATGCAGCCCAAGGAACTGGCCACAGCAATCGGGATGACAAAAGGACCGGTTTCACGCTTGATCGATAGGCTGCTGGCCAAAAAGCTGATCGCGCGCCGGGCGCATGCGTCCGATGGCCGTGCGCAGATCGTTCGATTGACGCCGGGTGGCCGGGCGCTGGTGCCGAAGCTGGCCGCGCTGGCGGATGCGAACGACGCGGAGTTCTTCGCGCACTTTTCCGAAGCCGAAAAGCACCAGCTGGTGAAGGCGATGCGCAAAACGGTGGAAGTACACGGATTGTCGGCGGTCCCAGTGGAATAG
- a CDS encoding DUF1398 family protein yields MPINVSERETMLDEQTVAVMTECSVGSIEGKLRFPQVLEKLAAIGVESYHADLYRQEKTYYLPSGESHAEELAFGDYQVADAFDMSGVRRALLRVQQQQTSYLEFIEEIAVSGVAHYWVYIGGRRAIYASRRGEEWVEWFPLP; encoded by the coding sequence ATGCCAATCAACGTTAGCGAAAGGGAAACAATGTTAGACGAACAGACAGTGGCAGTGATGACCGAGTGCAGCGTGGGATCGATCGAGGGAAAGCTGCGCTTTCCGCAGGTCCTTGAGAAACTGGCAGCGATCGGGGTCGAGTCCTATCACGCCGATCTCTACCGCCAGGAAAAGACCTACTACCTGCCGAGCGGCGAATCGCACGCCGAGGAGCTTGCATTCGGCGACTATCAGGTAGCGGATGCCTTTGACATGAGCGGCGTGCGTCGCGCTTTGTTGCGCGTGCAGCAACAGCAGACCAGCTATCTCGAATTCATCGAGGAGATTGCTGTCTCAGGAGTGGCGCATTACTGGGTCTACATCGGAGGAAGGCGGGCAATCTATGCCAGCCGACGTGGCGAAGAGTGGGTCGAGTGGTTCCCGCTGCCCTGA
- a CDS encoding aldo/keto reductase has translation MSQTQSITAAAAGTFTIGGDLTVNRLGYGAMRITGNGIWGPPADKAAALATLRRTVELGVNFVDTADSYGPYVSEELIAEALHPYPAGLVVATKGGWERVGPGQWVHNASPEHLRKAVEGSLNRLSLDRIDIYQLHIPDPAVSFDASMETLAELQRQGKIRHVALSNVAQEYIERARKIVPIVSVQNRYSFADREWDFVLNYCEKNDIAFLPWAPLGQNRAAHEALEKVAKELRATPLQVALAWLLKRSKVIIPIPGTSSVAHLEENVAAASLALPDAAYRELAAVEPPPASLRG, from the coding sequence ATGAGCCAGACCCAATCCATTACTGCCGCAGCCGCCGGAACCTTCACCATTGGTGGCGACCTCACCGTCAACCGCCTGGGCTACGGGGCCATGCGCATTACCGGCAACGGCATATGGGGGCCACCGGCTGACAAGGCGGCCGCGCTTGCTACCCTACGCCGCACTGTTGAGTTGGGCGTCAACTTCGTCGATACGGCTGACTCCTATGGGCCATATGTCTCTGAGGAGTTGATCGCCGAGGCGCTGCATCCGTATCCGGCTGGACTTGTGGTCGCAACCAAGGGCGGATGGGAGCGCGTTGGTCCGGGGCAGTGGGTTCATAACGCCAGCCCGGAACACCTGCGGAAGGCGGTAGAAGGCAGCCTTAATCGCCTAAGCCTGGACCGCATTGATATCTATCAGCTGCATATTCCTGATCCTGCAGTTTCGTTCGACGCGTCGATGGAGACGCTGGCGGAGTTGCAGAGGCAAGGTAAGATCCGTCACGTTGCGCTCTCGAATGTTGCGCAGGAGTACATCGAGCGGGCGCGCAAGATCGTTCCCATCGTCTCGGTGCAGAATCGCTACAGCTTCGCTGACCGCGAATGGGACTTCGTCCTCAACTACTGCGAGAAGAACGACATCGCCTTTCTGCCGTGGGCTCCGCTTGGGCAGAACCGTGCCGCCCATGAGGCACTCGAAAAAGTAGCCAAAGAACTCCGCGCTACACCGCTCCAGGTGGCGCTTGCGTGGCTGCTCAAGCGGTCGAAGGTCATCATCCCCATCCCGGGAACTTCTTCGGTCGCTCACCTTGAAGAAAACGTTGCGGCTGCGAGCCTGGCGCTGCCAGATGCAGCTTACCGGGAGCTTGCGGCAGTGGAACCGCCGCCGGCGAGCCTGCGGGGGTAG